The DNA region GGACCTGGTCCTGATAGAGGAATTGTTTTTCAAAATTACTCACTTTTACCTTGGTTAACGGTGTATCAAAACTTGTTTCAAGTTGTCGATTCGGTTGTAAAAGGGACTGTTGCAGAAAAACAGGAAATTGTGGAAAAAAATCTTAAGATGGTAAATTTGTTTGAACACAAAGACAAATTACCAGGACAACTTTCGGGAGGAATGAAACAAAGAGTAGCCATTGCTCGTGCCTTTGCAATCAATCCAGGTGTCTTATTAATGGATGAACCTTTTGGGGCTTTAGATGCCTTGACTAAAGGATTTATGCAATTAGAGGTATTGAAATTATGGAATCTTGATAATCGTGAAAAAACGATTGTGATGATTACTCATGATATTGAAGAAGCGTTATTCTTGTCTGATAGAATTATTGTTTTAAATAATGGTCCATCTTCAACTATAAAGGAAATTGTTGAAGTTCATTTGCCAAGACCAAGAAACAAAATTGAAATTGTAAAAATGCCTGAATATATTGATTTGAGAGATAAATTGTTACACTTGCTAACTGATCACTTCTCAATTGAAGACATGGGAATGAAATACAAAAATTAGTTTAATTTGTTTTGTTTGTTTAAATCCCTATCGTAGTTGTACGATAGGGATTTTTTAGTGTCGTTGAAAATTTTCTTTTTTATAATTTAAAATCGATATCAAATGAGTAATACAATATTTGAATTTATTGGAGGAGATTCAGGAGAGTGGAAGCTAAGGGATATGCAGCTTTTGAAAGGAGAGCCACTGAAAATGGTAGAATATTTAAACAAAGTACCTGGTTCATTAGAAAAATCCAAACATGGAATTTGGTCTTTGAAAGGAATTATTAGTAATCTTAGATATACAGAAAAAGCAGAAAAAGAGCAACTGCTTGCTATTCAGGAAGATTTAGGAAGACCTTCTGCAACTTATGCCGCTTTTATACCTTTAAAAAAATCCGTTGATTGGTGGAATTTGGCCCAGGATGAAAGGAGAAAAAATCATGGAAGAAAGTTCTAAACATACTCAAACAGGTTTACAATATTTACCAGCTATTGCTCGAAAATTATTCCATAGCAGGGATATAGGGGAGTCTTTTGATTTTTTAACCTGGTTTGAATACGCACCTTCTGATGAAAAAGCTTTTGAAGAATTACTGTATAAACTTCGACAAACGGAGGAATGGAATTATATTGAGAGGGAGGTGGATATTAGGTTGATGAAGGTTTAATATCAGAATATATATCAAACAATAAAGCTCGTTTATATCAAACGAGCTTTGTTATTATATCTCTTTATTGTTTTGATTTTTTTTTGCTTCTTAAGCAATCTGAATGTTATTAAGATATTCATTTGGAGCCAAACCAATAATTTCTTTAAAACTTGTAAAAAAAGGATTGTATGAAGTGAAACCAATTTCTCTTGATAAAGAATCTAAAGTATTATTTTTAAGGTATCCTTCATTAATAAGTTTTATAGCATAATGGATTCGTACTGAATTTTTAAATTCAGTAAATGATATGCTACAGTGGTATTTAAAAACATACGATAAGTGACTTTTAGGAATATTTATTCGACTCGCTAAATCGGTTAGAGTGAGTTTTGAATCTTTAAAAATTTTATCTTCGAGGGCTGTCTTTTCAATGACTTCGAAGTAATTTTGAAGATTAGCATCTATTTTTTCTTTTAAAACTCGATGTTGGACATTGCTAATTTTAATCATAGGTTGCAATTGCCAAATTTCATCAAAAATTAAATTTGAACTTCTGTTTTCCTGTACTTTATCAGTTAGAATTTTATAACCATAAAGAATTTCTGGAGTTACTATTATTTTGACTAAAATTATCATCAATATGATTGCTGACACCCATTGAAAAGACATTCCTCTTATTGCCTCACCATTTATAAGTTCTACAAATAAAGAAATGGTTAATCGCAAAGTAACGAGCAGCATGGCAATGAATAAAAAGACTGTCCAATGATAGGTTTTCCGTAATTGTTTTTTTGTGAATTTATTTTCTCCTTTTTTGTTCCAAATAGTGTTTTTTAAAGTTTTGAAACTTAAGTACAAATAAATTATTAAAAAGAGTACAAAGATTAAATACAATACGAATCTAAGTAGAAATAATGGTTTGAAATAGTTGTTTATTTCAAAAATTAATAAAAAATATGCAACTGGGAAGATAAAATGTAATAAATCTTTTTTCTCGAATGATTTAAGAGCTGTTATCTTCTTAAAATACAAATAACATAATGGAATGACTACGAAAGAAATGTTAGAATAACTATCATAATGTATTCTTTCTACATTGAATAGTAAATTGAGAATTCCATAACTAAAGTAACGTGTTGAGATGACAAAAATTAATAGAACAATATAAATGTTCATTATTGGATTTGATTTTCTATTGGCAAATAGAATTCCACTAATTATATAGCCAATTAAACCCGATATGATGTATAAGGAATCAAATATCATTTGTTTTTTAGATAGCTTTAATAAAAATTATATTGAATTAAATCTTCTTAAAAAAAATCAAATTTAGATTAAAAAACCCGATTAACTACACGTTTTTTTGTTTTTTTTTTAAAATTAAAGTAGGAATAGTTTTGTTTTTAATAGACATTTGTTTACTAAAAAGTGAAAAAGCATTACTATTTGCTTTAAATTTTATCGACGAAACGCATAAAACATCGTTAAAATGAAGATTTGTTTTATTTTTGTTTTAAAATTATATTTTATGAAGTTTATACTGTTTTTTATCACTCTTCCTTTTTATGGTCAGGTGTTGCATCATCAAATGTTGTCCTCACAAGGAACTTCCAAAAAAATAGCTAACGGTTATATTATTAGTCAGACAATAGGGCAACAAAGCACTGTAGGAAATTCTGATAAGAACGTTGTCGCTATTCAAGGTTTTCAGCAAAGCAATTGGAGTACTATTATTTCTTCAAATGAAACTAATCAAATTACAACTTTAACGTTTCCTAATCCTTTTGCTGAGGTTGTAAATTTTCAATTCTCGCAAGCTATAAAAGAGGAGATGTCCATTTATGTTTTTGATATCGCGGGTCGTTTGGTTTACCAACAAAAAAAGCAGGTAACAAATCAGCTTTTATCTATAAATCTATCTAATTTACCTCAATCGGAATACTTAGTTAAACTTCAAAATAACACGCTAACTTACTATACTAAACTTGTAAAACTATGATAAAAAACTACTTTTTAGGTCTGTTTTTTTTAACAACGGCTACATTATTTTCCCAGGAAATTTATTTGAAAACAGGAAAAAATTACACCAAGTATAAGTATAAAGACTCGAATCTTCAGAGCAATCCTAATCTTCAAAGTGGAACGGGGAGTTTTTATGAAATTGGATTTATAAAACCTTTAACCAATAAAAAAATCTATTATTCATTAGGACTTTCCTTGAATGATTATAATGCTATTGGAGGAAACATGGCGAATTCCTATCGTTGGGATACCCAATATTTGGGTTTACAATCTGGTTTGCAATACCAATTATTTTCATTCAAAACGAATAAAAAAAATGCTATTGATGTAGTGGTTAAAACTGATTTGAATATATCTTCTATGATTTATGGGAAACAAGAAATCAATGGTGTTTATTATGATTTGAAGAAACAAGAAGAATTTTCAGGAATCCTTTTAGAATCATCATTAGGCTTACAGTTTAAGTACCGAATTCCTGCTATTGGAGGATTGAGTTTAGGCTATGATTTTGCTCAAACAGTAAATGTAGGAAGCTCATCCAAAGAGCACTTGTCTTACAATACAAATCAACTCGAATTAGGGATCCATTTCAATATTAATTAATCAAGGATATGAAAAAAATAGTACTATTATTTATATTTTTTGTAGCAACACAAGTTTTTGCACAAAATAAAGGAATTACCTATCAAGCAGTAATTTTTAATCCTAAAGGAGAGCAACTTCCGGGGGTAAATAATTCAAATAGTCCGTTAGTAAATAAAAATATCTGTTTACAGTTTAAGTTTGTAGATGAATTTTCTAATGTTGAATACCAAGAAACTATTCAAACCCAAACCGATTCTTTTGGTATGGTTAATCTAGTAATAGGTTCAGGAACTCAAACAGCAGGTTACGCACCCTCTTTTAATGGTATAGTTTGGAATAATACCAAGAAGAGCTTAATAGTTGGAATTAATGCTCAAGGGACTTGTTCTAATTTTGTTGAAATAAGCAATCAAGTATTTACCTATGTTCCATTGGCTTTTACTGCTGTAAATGCAGAGAATGTTACCGGAGTTGTGGGGATTGAAAATGGAGGAACTAATGCTACAACAGTACTAGGCGCTAGAACTAATTTAGGAATCAATAATGTTGATAACACAAGTGATGCAAATAAACCAATTAGTCTTGCAACACAAGTGGCTTTAAATCTGAAAGAAAATGTAGCAAATAAAAGTACAAATGTTACAACTGATGGAGCTTCTGATACAAAATACCCAAGTGTAAAATCGGTTAAGACCTATGTTGATGCAAGTGCTGCAACTGCTTCTACTGCATTGGCTAATGAAATCACAAGAGCAACTGCTGCAGAGACTACAATTGCAACCAATTTAACAGCAGAAACTACAGCAAGAACAGCAGCTGATGCAACTTTTACAACTAATTTAGCTACTGAAGTAAACAATAGAACAGCTGCCGACTTACTGAAAGAAGATGTTGCTAACAAAAGTACGAATGTTACCACCGATGGAAATTCGGATGTAAAATACCCAAGTGTAAAATCGGTTAAGACGTATGTTGATGCCAATGCTACAACCTCTTCTACAGCTTTAGCCAATGAAGTAACAAGAGCAACCACTGCAGAAACTACAATTGCAACCAATTTAACTGCTGAAACAACAGCCAGAACAGCAGCAGATGCTACATTAACAACTAATTTAGCTACTGAAGTAACCAACAGAACCGCTGCCGACTTACTGAAAGAAGATATTGCTAACAAAAGTACAGATGTAACCACCGACGGAAATTCGGATGTAAAATACCCAACTGTAAAATC from Flavobacterium nitratireducens includes:
- a CDS encoding ABC transporter ATP-binding protein translates to MSYLEIKDLEISFPTPKGKYTAVRDINLSINKGEIISIIGHSGCGKSTILNAIAGMLTPTAGSVVLNNESIKGPGPDRGIVFQNYSLLPWLTVYQNLFQVVDSVVKGTVAEKQEIVEKNLKMVNLFEHKDKLPGQLSGGMKQRVAIARAFAINPGVLLMDEPFGALDALTKGFMQLEVLKLWNLDNREKTIVMITHDIEEALFLSDRIIVLNNGPSSTIKEIVEVHLPRPRNKIEIVKMPEYIDLRDKLLHLLTDHFSIEDMGMKYKN
- a CDS encoding chlorite dismutase family protein, producing the protein MSNTIFEFIGGDSGEWKLRDMQLLKGEPLKMVEYLNKVPGSLEKSKHGIWSLKGIISNLRYTEKAEKEQLLAIQEDLGRPSATYAAFIPLKKSVDWWNLAQDERRKNHGRKF
- a CDS encoding helix-turn-helix domain-containing protein — protein: MLLVTLRLTISLFVELINGEAIRGMSFQWVSAIILMIILVKIIVTPEILYGYKILTDKVQENRSSNLIFDEIWQLQPMIKISNVQHRVLKEKIDANLQNYFEVIEKTALEDKIFKDSKLTLTDLASRINIPKSHLSYVFKYHCSISFTEFKNSVRIHYAIKLINEGYLKNNTLDSLSREIGFTSYNPFFTSFKEIIGLAPNEYLNNIQIA
- a CDS encoding T9SS type A sorting domain-containing protein, with amino-acid sequence MKFILFFITLPFYGQVLHHQMLSSQGTSKKIANGYIISQTIGQQSTVGNSDKNVVAIQGFQQSNWSTIISSNETNQITTLTFPNPFAEVVNFQFSQAIKEEMSIYVFDIAGRLVYQQKKQVTNQLLSINLSNLPQSEYLVKLQNNTLTYYTKLVKL